In the genome of Variovorax sp. PAMC26660, the window GGCAGAACCCGCTGGAGCGCCACTACCGCGACGTGCTGTGCAGCCGCATCCACACGCCGCAGAACGATGCGGTCCTGATCGCAGCGGGCAAGCGCGCGCTGCTGGCTGCGGGAGCTGCCGCATGACCGACCTGCTGTTCTCCAAAGCCTCTCGCCGAAGCTGGCTGAAGCAAGGCGCCGCGCTGTCGCTGGCCGCCGCCGGCTCGTTGCGCGCCTTCGCACAACCACAGATCACGCAGACCACGCTGATCCTCGGCGACCAGGCGGGCGGCCTGCGCTCGCTGTTCGAAGCCTCGAAGACGCTGGACGGCGCGCCCTTCTCCTACCGCTGGGCCAACTTCCAGGGCGCGGCGCCACTGTTCGAGGCACAGCGCAGCGCGGCGGTCGACACCGCCATGGCCGGTGACCTGCCGGTGCTGGCCGCGGCCGTCGGCAAGACACCACTCAAGATCGTGGCCACGCGCGTCGGCAAAGCCGATTCGCTGGGCATCGTGGTGCAGCCCGACTCACCACTGCGCAGCGTGGCCGAGCTGCGCGGCAAGACGGTGATCGTCTCGTCCGCGCGCGGCAGCATCTCGCAATACCAGCTCTACGGCGCGCTCGAAGAAGCCGGCGTGCGGCGCGACGAAGTGACGGTGAAGTTCGTGCTGCCGACCGATGCAGCGGCAGCATTTGCCTCGAAGCAGATCGACGCCTGGGCCATCTTCGATCCGTACTACGCGATCGCGCTGCAGCAAGGCGGCCGCATCCTGCGCGACGGGCGCGGCATCAACACCGCGCTGGGCTTCATCACGGCGAGCGAGCATTCGCTGGCCGATCCGGCCAAGCGCGCAGCCATCGTGCAGTTTCTCGACCGGCTGTGCCGCGCGGGCGACTGGGCGCTGGCCAATCCCGAGGCCTACGCGCAGGCCTACGGCCAGCTCACGCGGCTGCCGATCGAGTCGTCGCGCATCATCACCGCGCGCGCCTCGGTGGCGGGCCGGCCAGTGAGTGAAGCGGACATCGTCGCGCTGCAGGCCGTGGCCGATCGCTCCGCACGCGACGGCATCCTGCCGGTGCGAATCGACGTGCGCGCGATCACCGACACGCAGCTCTGGAAACGCGCGGCGTGACCGCGCCGTCTTCGATCGCGCCGCTGCGCGAATTCGTCGGCGCCTTCGGCCGGCTGCTCGACAGCGCGCCTGAAGAATCTCGCGTCCTCGCTGAAGGCGACACGCTGCTGCGCACGCTGGTCGCGCGCGACGACTGGCTGCCCGATGCCTTTGCCCAGCCCGACCCGGCGCGCTACCAGCAGTTCCTGCTGCACGCGGACAGCACCGAGCGTTTTTCGGTCGTCAGCTTTGTCTGGGGGCCGGGGCAGGCCACGCCGGTGCACGACCACACGGTGTGGGGGCTGATCGGCATGCTGCGCGGCGCGGAATACAGCCAGGGCTATGTCTTCGGCAGCGACGGCATTGCACAGCCTCATGGCGAAGCGGTGCGGCTGGACGCAGGCGATGTGGAAGCCGTGTCGCCCACCGTCGGCGACCTGCACCGCGTGCACAACGCGCACGCGGACCGCGTATCGATCAGCATCCATGTCTACGGCGCGAATATCGGCGCCGTGCGGCGGCATACTTACCCGACGGAGGGTGGCCGCAAGCCCT includes:
- a CDS encoding ABC transporter substrate-binding protein, with translation MTDLLFSKASRRSWLKQGAALSLAAAGSLRAFAQPQITQTTLILGDQAGGLRSLFEASKTLDGAPFSYRWANFQGAAPLFEAQRSAAVDTAMAGDLPVLAAAVGKTPLKIVATRVGKADSLGIVVQPDSPLRSVAELRGKTVIVSSARGSISQYQLYGALEEAGVRRDEVTVKFVLPTDAAAAFASKQIDAWAIFDPYYAIALQQGGRILRDGRGINTALGFITASEHSLADPAKRAAIVQFLDRLCRAGDWALANPEAYAQAYGQLTRLPIESSRIITARASVAGRPVSEADIVALQAVADRSARDGILPVRIDVRAITDTQLWKRAA
- a CDS encoding cysteine dioxygenase, translating into MTAPSSIAPLREFVGAFGRLLDSAPEESRVLAEGDTLLRTLVARDDWLPDAFAQPDPARYQQFLLHADSTERFSVVSFVWGPGQATPVHDHTVWGLIGMLRGAEYSQGYVFGSDGIAQPHGEAVRLDAGDVEAVSPTVGDLHRVHNAHADRVSISIHVYGANIGAVRRHTYPTEGGRKPFVSGYSNTLLPNLWDRSAELRSTTPE